One segment of Carya illinoinensis cultivar Pawnee chromosome 1, C.illinoinensisPawnee_v1, whole genome shotgun sequence DNA contains the following:
- the LOC122312671 gene encoding uncharacterized protein LOC122312671 translates to MLVWNIRGLGTSRRRIRSLVRKYEVSVLVVLEPFQEDSKLQSWAASLQFSNYCSNLKEGGKMWVIWKDEINLEILDINKQSMTAIVVDPGGSLRITFVHAKCSQAERRALWDNLKTMLNTNDTWVVLGDFNIIRYDMERVGSRPRPSSAMEEFNECINGCGPMDLPLVGKQLSWCNGQQGLARSWAKLDRNMWTSHDGFLDMVRNSWNEPIRWEPGLLNLAGKLKRLKQKMRQWNREIFGRVDAIIKELEEREEIYEEVLQDNYSEEIEQEFLINKAELEIWYCCPND, encoded by the exons ATGTTAGTGTGGAACATTAGGGGGTTAGGCACATCGAGAAGAAGAATAAGGAGTTTGGTGAGGAAATATGAGGTGTCAGTATTGGTTGTATTAGAGCCTTTCCAGGAGGACTCAAAGCTACAGAGTTGGGCGGCAAGCTTACAGTTCTCCAATTATTGCTCTAACTTAAAAGAAGGTGGAAAGATGTGGGTCATTTGGAAGGATGAAATAAACTTGGAAATCTTAGATATTAATAAGCAGTCGATGACGGCAATTGTTGTAGATCCGGGGGGTAGTTTGCGGATTACTTTTGTACATGCAAAATGCTCCCAAGCTGAACGTAGGGCTCTTTGGGATAATCTGAAAACAATGTTGAACACCAATGACACCTGGGTGGTGTTGGGGGACTTTAACATAATTCGATACGACATGGAAAGAGTGGGGAGTAGACCTAGACCCTCCTCGGCAATGGAAGAATTTAACGAGTGCATTAATGGCTGTGGTCCAATGGATCTACCATTAGTTGGGAAACAAttatcttggtgtaatgggcaaCAAGGATTAGCAAGAAGCTGGGCAAAGCTTGACCGG AATATGTGGACATCACATGACGGCTTCTTAGATATGGTACGGAATTCATGGAATGAACCGATAAGATGGGAGCCAGGATTACTGAATCTGGCCGGGAAACTAAAAAGGCTGAAACAGAAAATGAGGCAGTGGAATAGAGAGATCTTTGGCCGAGTCGATGCAATAATCAAAGAACTGGAGGAGAGGGAAGAAATCTACGAGGAGGTCCTCCAGGATAATTACTCGGAGGAAATTGAGCAAGAGTTTCTTATCAACAAGGCGGAATTGGAAATTTGGTattgttgcccaaatgactaa